A stretch of the Streptomyces sp. NBC_00078 genome encodes the following:
- a CDS encoding nucleotidyltransferase domain-containing protein, which translates to MIDALDIDLTPVVAEQSDPVLFATVSGAHLYGFPSRDSDVDLRGVHLLPAADLVGLREPEETRSRMWDRDGVEMDLVTHDLRKFVRLMLRRNGYVLEQLLSPLVVHTTEAHQELAALAPGVLTSHHAHHYRGFAVTQWRLFEKTGELKPLLYTFRVLLTGIHLMRGGEVQAHLPTLLGEVDEAPAYLPELIAAKAEHEHGAADADHARVQADIERLHVVLDEEQATSALPDAPGVHDALHDFVVRIRLDRPES; encoded by the coding sequence ATGATCGACGCCCTGGACATCGACCTGACGCCCGTGGTGGCCGAGCAGTCCGACCCGGTGCTGTTCGCCACCGTCTCCGGTGCCCACCTCTACGGCTTCCCGTCCCGCGACTCGGACGTCGATCTGCGGGGTGTGCACCTGCTGCCCGCGGCCGACCTGGTGGGACTGCGGGAGCCGGAGGAGACCCGGTCCCGGATGTGGGACCGGGACGGCGTCGAGATGGACCTGGTCACCCACGACCTGCGCAAGTTCGTACGGCTGATGCTGCGCCGCAACGGCTACGTCCTGGAGCAGCTGCTCTCGCCCCTGGTCGTGCACACCACCGAGGCACACCAGGAACTGGCGGCGCTCGCTCCCGGCGTCCTCACCAGCCACCACGCCCACCACTACCGGGGGTTCGCCGTCACCCAGTGGCGGCTGTTCGAGAAGACCGGCGAACTCAAGCCGCTGCTCTACACGTTCCGGGTGCTGCTGACCGGTATCCATCTGATGCGCGGCGGCGAGGTGCAGGCCCATCTGCCCACGCTGCTGGGCGAGGTCGACGAGGCGCCCGCGTATCTGCCGGAGCTGATCGCCGCGAAGGCGGAACACGAGCACGGGGCCGCCGATGCCGACCACGCGCGCGTGCAGGCCGACATCGAGCGGCTGCACGTCGTGCTGGACGAGGAGCAGGCGACCTCGGCCCTACCCGACGCCCCCGGCGTCCACGACGCCCTGCACGACTTCGTCGTACGCATCCGGCTCGACCGGCCGGAGAGCTGA
- a CDS encoding nucleotidyltransferase domain-containing protein — MHPKTLVRDHTIYACVMGSRAFGLATEGSDTDRRGVFVAPTPLFWRFEKPPTHVEGPAEEQFGWELERFCELALRANPNILECLHSPLVEYVDDTGRELLALRGAFLSRRAHATFTRYALGQRKKLEADVRTHGAPRWKHAMHLLRLLMTSRDLLRTGTLTIDVGDRREPLLAVRRGEVSWPDVESWMNRLAGESDEAARHSPLPEEPDHRRVEDFLVRVRRASALRPVEPDAYDEVVQGVVDAGGVG; from the coding sequence ATGCACCCGAAGACCCTGGTACGCGACCACACGATCTACGCGTGCGTGATGGGTTCGCGTGCCTTCGGTCTGGCGACGGAGGGCAGCGACACCGACCGCCGGGGCGTGTTCGTGGCCCCCACTCCCCTGTTCTGGCGCTTCGAGAAGCCGCCGACGCACGTGGAGGGCCCGGCCGAGGAGCAGTTCGGCTGGGAGCTGGAGCGCTTCTGCGAGCTGGCGCTGCGGGCGAACCCGAACATCCTGGAGTGCCTGCACTCCCCGCTCGTGGAGTACGTCGACGACACCGGCCGTGAGCTCCTCGCGCTGCGCGGGGCGTTCCTGTCCCGCCGGGCCCACGCGACGTTCACGCGCTACGCACTCGGCCAGCGCAAGAAGCTGGAGGCCGACGTCCGCACGCACGGAGCCCCGCGCTGGAAGCACGCCATGCACCTGCTGCGCCTGTTGATGACCTCCCGTGACCTGCTGCGCACGGGCACCCTCACCATCGACGTCGGCGACCGGCGCGAGCCGCTGCTGGCGGTCAGGCGTGGCGAGGTCTCCTGGCCGGACGTCGAGTCCTGGATGAACCGCCTGGCGGGCGAGTCGGACGAGGCGGCCCGGCACAGCCCGCTGCCCGAGGAACCGGACCACCGCCGCGTCGAGGACTTCCTCGTCCGCGTACGCCGTGCCTCAGCTCTCCGGCCGGTCGAGCCGGATGCGTACGACGAAGTCGTGCAGGGCGTCGTGGACGCCGGGGGCGTCGGGTAG